The Thermodesulfovibrio thiophilus DSM 17215 DNA window CTCCAATAGCATTCATTGCTCCTGCTCCTGCACTCCTTGATATTGCAAGTGGCAATACTCCAAATATCAAAGCAAGTGATGTCATAACAACTGGTCTGTATCTTATACTTGCTGCTTCAACAGAAGCCTTGTATAAATCTTCTCCCTGATGAATCTTGTCACGGGCAAACTGTATGATAAGTATTGCATTCTTGGATGACAGTCCCATTGTCACAAGAAATCCTATCTGAAAGTAAACATCATTCTTAAAACCAAGTAACCACGTTGCCACTGCAGTACCAAATATACCAAATGGTAACAAAATCAGATTCGTAATAGGAATTGTCCAGCTTTCATATAAAGCTGCAAGCGCTAGAAATATCATAAACAATGAAAAACCATAAAGTAACGGTGCCTGCCCTGTTGCAAGTCTTTCCTGATAGGAAAGCCCTGTCCAGTCAAACCCTAACCCATGTGGTAGCTTTGATACAATCTCTTCCATTGCCTTCATTGCCTCACCTGAACTTCTTCCCTCAGCTGGTTCACCCCATATATTTATGGATGGAAAAGCATTATATCGTTCAAGCCTCGGTGATCCATAAATCCATTTCCCACTGGCTAGAGATGAAAACGGTGTCATCTTTCCATCCTTATTGCGAACATAAAGTCTATT harbors:
- a CDS encoding efflux RND transporter permease subunit; translation: NRLYVRNKDGKMTPFSSLASGKWIYGSPRLERYNAFPSINIWGEPAEGRSSGEAMKAMEEIVSKLPHGLGFDWTGLSYQERLATGQAPLLYGFSLFMIFLALAALYESWTIPITNLILLPFGIFGTAVATWLLGFKNDVYFQIGFLVTMGLSSKNAILIIQFARDKIHQGEDLYKASVEAASIRYRPVVMTSLALIFGVLPLAISRSAGAGAMNAIGVAIEGGVIAGTFITIFFVPLFFVKVLKFFKVKK